The window tcctcgtaccttttttttctttcttcttaatcatcttaaatataatataacgttaaaatatgatattaaaacgaaatacattctttcaatatatttcacctttttatattcttataattttttttttctttttttttcttttttttttttctttttattttattttattttattttaatcagcTTTGCTATTGTATTAATCTTATAGATTTAGGCGGATTCGAGATAGGATCGAGAGGcgttataaaatttcgaatatcTTTAAAGCAATCGTTATAAATCCGtggtacacatatataatacatcaTAGAGGCTCAaagatattaacatttttttattaacttaacgactcttattttttccttttttttttttctttttttttacttttttttttttgttccaacTACGCTTAATgcaatattatcggtaattaATGTATTACGTGTCCCGTGTCTGACTAGTGTTGACTAGACTAATTTGCGCCGACCCACGTGCCACTTCCGTTCtggcagtagtagtagtaataataataatagtaataataataataataataataataataataataataataataataataataataataataataataataataataataataataataataataataataataataataatattaataataataataataataataataacaataataataataatagtaataataataataataataataataataatagtaataataacaatatttataataataataataataataataataataataataataataataataatagtaatagtaatagtagtaataatagcagttataatagtagtagtagtagtaacagtagtaatagtagtagtagtactagtaaattttacttttatatttcgtaCTTCTAGAAGACgagcgatttaaaaaaaaaaaaaaatcgatctcGAACAAATATCCGACGATTGGATGTACCTAATGACTACTCGGGAAAAACAATTCTTTGGTAATACGGACGGTTTTCTAAGGATACcgatgatttatttctttatttaattatcaccTAAACGACACGAGAATTTGTACAGGACACGTCCTAAAAACTTTCTACGATCTTTTCGATATGGAATttctaaaaggaaaaaaaaaaaaaagagaaaaacaaaaaaaaaaaaaaacaaaacaaaagaaaaaaataaatgaataaggaaggaagaaagatgaaattgaaaaataaacaaatataatataataaaagtaataattctcGAAATGGTATTCTTCGTAAACgacgattaatattataagaatttGTAAGAATTGATGACGtgaattatgataaaatatatagagataaaaaaatgatatcacATGATTTTTGGTCGATGCGGTAGGCACGGCTAACATTAgagttttttttaataacgctATCGCGCTATCGCACTATCACACTATTTCCACGCGAACACTGTGAAAGGAGCTCACGGACGAATGAAATTCACGAGTTGTCATTGGTACAGGATCGATCCGATAGTTGAAAGTTCGTAAAGTATTTATAACCGGAAGTCGTACTCGTCTCGAAGGGAAGAAGAGTATTTTTCGAAGGGTCGacgacgataatatttttatctccttatctctctttattttctttttctttctttctttctcttttttattttttttttttttttgctttattttattttattttattttttttttttttttggaatttttattctctttttgtttcatcgGAGTTTCGCGTTCTCGACGACACGTAAATATAATTGGCGAGGCGCGTCGTCGTGAAAAAAAGGCATCATTGTGTGCGTCTGCCGAAGGCGACGagatttgtttcttcttcttcttcttcttcttcttcttttttttcttcttcttcttcttcttcttattattatcgaaccTCGGAATCGCGAATTATCGTTGATTCTCATCGTCGCCAACTTCGTCGTACGAGTTATCGCGCTCGAACTCGTAATATTCCTCTTGGGACATTTGGGATATTCGTGATCGTGTAATCGCCGAGGCTCGTCATCGAACCAATCGATGACGGGGCCGTACTCAGAGCCAACCAGCTGATACGTCGTGTCCAGAGATCGGCTCGATGCCAGGTAATCGTTGAAGTTGCGTTGCCGAACCATTAGTCTTAACTGTCATTGAAATCGCTCCGCTAGCAATAACGCTCTCCTCCGTGGTCGATGGTGTCAATGGAACAGCACTAACAACTCCTAACAAAAGgaatatatcgttaaaaaaaaaaaaaaaattgaagttttattcgataatattcaaAGAAGAATGGGGCTCGTGACGatagatattttcaatttttaataaatattgaaggaaaaaaaaaaaaaaagaaaagaaagaagtgtcATTTGATAAAGATCattcgaatattaaatattattttataatatttttatttttccgatATAATTGTCGTcgtcccccccccccccgttACGAATTCTTTGtcgttcttcttccttctttttcttttttctttctttctttctttttttttctttttttacactaCGCATAtctacattaattatattgctaacaattctaatatataaagatatatatatatatatatatatatatatatatatatgtacacatataaagaatttataataatatataaagaaaaaatatgagcGAAGCTTCGAGTATACAAAGAGAATGTAAAAGAACTAACTTTGTTGCTCGCTAACACTGACGATCTCGGCGGTATCCAAACTCGGCTGTTGACTCTGTGTGACTTCGTGTCTACGGGGTGTTATCGTTTGCGAACCAAGTTCCGGACCTCTTGTAGGTACGCTGCTAGCACGATGCAACTGTTTTTTCGAAACTTTAGATAAAAGAATCGAAGCTATAGGCTGCGTCGTACTTTCCATTGGATTAGAATTGGTGCTGGTCATTGCTGGGGTCGAAGCTCTCGATGCTGAgaacttttttcgttttttcgtcAAAGCAGATACTAAACCAAGACGGCCAAAAGAGTGATGACTTTCTGTATGATGTGAATGATGACTGTGTTGATGGGATTGATGACTGTGAACATCATGACTACCATGAATTTCTAAAGAAGATTTCGAATCCGTTGAACCTTCCGATCTCGAGCCACCATCTTCGGATGCTGGTGAATAAACTGAATCCTCGGAACGAGATCTAcctgataaagaagaaatattcgaacatttttgatcatcgatcgaaatgacgtcaattgatatttaaataaaaatcaatcgataGGAAGAATCTTACTGATGAATTTCTTCGAAACTTTGTGAGCTTTAGCAGCTTCGATCAAAGTGTCCCAACGTTTTTTCTTCGAGCTACTTCTAGCACCACGACTTTGTCTACACGCGTTACTATGATGTAAAGTCTTCTTCGGCATCGTACCTAAACCAAATATCTCGCTTCGCGTCGAACCAAAGATCTCGTGATGAGAATTTTCATGTTGTACCTCCTTCCAAGAGGCAATTAGTTCCGCGACCGGTTCTAACAATGTAGAGCTACTGCCAGGTTGAGGAGCTATATTAAATCCCTTCATCAAGCGCCGTTCCTTCTGCCGGTTCTTCTTACCTCCCGCACCTATGGACAGCTCTTTAAGGCTACCGTCTATCGGGCAAACAGAAAAGCAAAAGTGGACCGTgctcaaaaagaaataatcgtgaAACTATAATCgaacacaataataaaaagtatttaaaagtaaaaaagttaataacataaaaagaaaaaaaaaaaaacaacttgacataacaattataatataggattataaaaagaaaatacaagctAAGGGATTCGTAAGgtaattatctataatttttttaaaaattcctcACCAGTTCCGGAACCACTCGCCGTCGACGTATTCATCCCAGAATTTTTAAGAATCTCAATGATTTCACAACGAAACGCGCTAATATCCTGTTTTATCTCGTTTACGTCGTCCTCGGTTACACCCTCGTTCTCGGCCTTTCGTTGTTCAACGGTGACGTATCGCCTAACCAAATTTCTCATTATACTTTGATAACGAAAATCACGCTGTGAGGCTTGCTTCGCTTTTCTCTGAAAGAAAAGTATTTCACGTCGATGAACGATCGTCCCAATCATCGTTTTGTTACCTCGATAATGCGAAATGACGATTCCCTTTGAAGAGATCCTACGTCGATATGGTATATAGTACAAATTTTTACCCTGATCGTTCGCATGTGTTCCTTTTTGGCGGCTCTACTATGACCACAGAGTTTCCGATAAATCCACAAGCCGACGTACCAAGCGCTCTTTGGTGTAGGAATGATATTGAACGGTGGTGGAACTGTTCCACCTTCCTCAAAATAACTGATCCAAAGTTTGCTCCTGGCAAATTTCCATTCGACATCAGCCCGTTCctaatatacgatttttattcattctttaaGCGATCGTTAAACAATAGATTTACATCAATTgcaaatcatttattttaactataaCTCGTCATATTGATTGATTAAATCGCATCCaatataattacatcaattgagataaattgttaaaaattatgataacatttattatctaaCTTTAAAcatgtgaaataataaaatccaaAGTCAAATTGACGAGTTACGTAAATCTAGGATTAAAAAGCGAAAGATCGTACGATctcgataaggaaaaaaaaaaaagaaagaaaaaaaaaaaataaagaaaaaaaaaaggaagaaataaggaaaaaatttaCTTACGGAAATTAACTGATAGGAATGATTCATCATGGCGATTAGAAGATTTAGAAGAACGACGATATTGATTACCGAGTAGGTGCCGAACATTAACATACCCCAAAATCTTGTGAACACTTTAATGCCATCCAATTCGAAACTTTCGAGATCTACCAATCCGAAGACAGCCCAGAAAAGCGTTTGAGTGGTCTCGAATAAACTGCCAGCATTTTCCAAGttcttaattaatgaaataactctttacatgttttatttaaatgaatttcttgTGAATACGTACTTGGCGAATCGTCGCCAAACGATGCAAGCATTCGAATCTGTTGTAATGTTAACGTTCATTGGATATTGCATTGCTGTTGggcatctctttttttccatatcaGCGTAATACCATAAAAGTTGATTCAAACCTATCGATAGATCGAATAGAACGACAGATcttgaaaaatttaacaaaacgatatatatatatacatatatatatatatcataactGATAACTTTCGAGGTTTCTTCTGTAAGACTGATCATACATTTTATACTTACCGcaagaaaaagcaaataatACTAGAacgtagagaaagaagaatttcaTGATATCCATAACCATCCTCGATAAAGAAACCTGAAGAGGGCCAAGATGGGGATTCACGGAAAATATATAGACGAGTTTTAAAGAACTgtaatgaaagataaatacgAGAACATTTACATAttgttcaatatatatatatatatatatatatatatatatatatatatatatatatatatacgcacacacgcacacacttTATATAATTACTCAACAATTATTACCaacagtaataattgttagaattaataataatagttaattataaatgatagagtaaaaaaaaaaaaaaaataataaaaagaagaaaaagaaaaagaaaagattcgtTTTCCAAAAGAATTCACCTAAATATGTTGGCGGCTGAGAACAGGCCTTCCGATATAAGCATAGGATCCCAAGTGTCCCATTGTTCACGTTGCAGTTCCGTTTGAAAACCTGGCTGCTGaccttcattttccttttgtaCCCTATAATAAGCGACTACTCTGAGGGCTACCGTAGCGACGTACAAAGAATTCGTCACAAAATCTATCACGTTCCACATATCGTTCACGTATTCCTTTAAACCCACGTCCCAAAGTTGTTTCACCTCCGACCATATCAATCCAGAGACCCAGGCCAATATGAACCTACGATAAGTCGAACGAAGACAAGATTTCTATCGAGATTTGTTCTCCTCTCGTTTGTTAAAGGAAAGGATACTCTTATCCTGGTTcttgattctctttctctctctctctctctctctatctctctctagttctatctctctttaacgTCATAATAAAATCCCTTTCGAAATCGTACggtagaaaatagaaaaatcaaagaGACTCGTCCATTTCGAACGTTCTATAACGTGATACACTTTGACaaggataaaaaatgatttcaaaaaaatgatttaaaaaaaatcgatcccAATTCGTACGACACTATATTGAaactaaattatttaaaatattaataatttaaatttactatccctttatacatatatatatcttatatatacatatatacgatcgatattattttaaacgcattataataatacattttaataattataatcatgaaTTGCGATTATAATGcggaatatataatagaatttataaataataaatatcatataaataaaaataaatatcaacaatgaaatataaacgTTATGATTGTTACATTCTAAGGTAATTATTCGAGTGgacaaattaatttaattgattttattagaaattcaactgcaaatattattatgatatatattgaatCGACGAGaagtcgaataaaatttttacgaatGAATATGATTtttgagagagacagagaacaagagaaatgaaaaagaaatgaaaaagaaaagtttaccATTCGACGATAGTCGGTGCAGCACCCCTTTTGGTTGATACAGAATCGTGGTCAACAACGCTGTGCCCAATCCAATTACCGATTACGCTTTCTATCCTTTGACTTGCTAGAATTAACATAACTGCGAACAAAGAAGTACAGAATTTCCTGTTTACAAAATAGATTTACGAGAACGTCGCTATGTGGCAAAATTCGTCGAAAAGTTTATCGCGTTCGATCGTTCCCCGCACGTTCCCCGATCTTAACCGCAAACTCGTAT of the Vespa crabro chromosome 4, iyVesCrab1.2, whole genome shotgun sequence genome contains:
- the LOC124423522 gene encoding transient receptor potential-gamma protein isoform X6, with translation MATNTSRGQISGAGGGFLRGAGQQHVNFDPEAPPLPPLDTTQQTTNLLERPDADKKVKRHSIHGMMEEENVVRPHQEMTSLSMQEKKYLLAVERGDVASVRRMLQSAQETDLNINCVDPLGRSALLMAIDNENLEMVEWLIEHKVDTKDALLHAISEEFVEAVEVLLDHEEVYHKDGDPHSWEALPPDTATFTPDITPLILSAHRDNYEIIKILLDRGSTLPMPHDVRCGCDECVTSRMEDSLRHSRSRINAYRALASPSLIALSSKDPILTAFELSWELRRLSFLEHEFKCEYQELRRQCQDFATALLDHTRSSYELEVLLNHDPKGPAFEHGERMHLNRLKLAIKLRQKKFVAHPNVQQLLASIWYEGLPGFRRKNMLLQAMEIVRIGLLFPLFSVAYIIAPHSSIGQTMRKPFIKFICHSASYFTFLFMLILASQRIESVIGNWIGHSVVDHDSVSTKRGAAPTIVEWFILAWVSGLIWSEVKQLWDVGLKEYVNDMWNVIDFVTNSLYVATVALRVVAYYRVQKENEGQQPGFQTELQREQWDTWDPMLISEGLFSAANIFSSLKLVYIFSVNPHLGPLQVSLSRMVMDIMKFFFLYVLVLFAFSCGLNQLLWYYADMEKKRCPTAMQYPMNVNITTDSNACIVWRRFANLFETTQTLFWAVFGLVDLESFELDGIKVFTRFWGMLMFGTYSVINIVVLLNLLIAMMNHSYQLISERADVEWKFARSKLWISYFEEGGTVPPPFNIIPTPKSAWYVGLWIYRKLCGHSRAAKKEHMRTIRRKAKQASQRDFRYQSIMRNLVRRYVTVEQRKAENEGVTEDDVNEIKQDISAFRCEIIEILKNSGMNTSTASGSGTDGSLKELSIGAGGKKNRQKERRLMKGFNIAPQPGSSSTLLEPVAELIASWKEVQHENSHHEIFGSTRSEIFGLGTMPKKTLHHSNACRQSRGARSSSKKKRWDTLIEAAKAHKVSKKFISRSRSEDSVYSPASEDGGSRSEGSTDSKSSLEIHGSHDVHSHQSHQHSHHSHHTESHHSFGRLGLVSALTKKRKKFSASRASTPAMTSTNSNPMESTTQPIASILLSKVSKKQLHRASSVPTRGPELGSQTITPRRHEVTQSQQPSLDTAEIVSVSEQQRVVSAVPLTPSTTEESVIASGAISMTVKTNGSATQLQRLPGIEPISGHDVSAGWL
- the LOC124423522 gene encoding transient receptor potential-gamma protein isoform X8; translation: MPHDVRCGCDECVTSRMEDSLRHSRSRINAYRALASPSLIALSSKDPILTAFELSWELRRLSFLEHEFKCEYQELRRQCQDFATALLDHTRSSYELEVLLNHDPKGPAFEHGERMHLNRLKLAIKLRQKKKETERNSITFGTISLCFENFQFVAHPNVQQLLASIWYEGLPGFRRKNMLLQAMEIVRIGLLFPLFSVAYIIAPHSSIGQTMRKPFIKFICHSASYFTFLFMLILASQRIESVIGNWIGHSVVDHDSVSTKRGAAPTIVEWFILAWVSGLIWSEVKQLWDVGLKEYVNDMWNVIDFVTNSLYVATVALRVVAYYRVQKENEGQQPGFQTELQREQWDTWDPMLISEGLFSAANIFSSLKLVYIFSVNPHLGPLQVSLSRMVMDIMKFFFLYVLVLFAFSCGLNQLLWYYADMEKKRCPTAMQYPMNVNITTDSNACIVWRRFANLFETTQTLFWAVFGLVDLESFELDGIKVFTRFWGMLMFGTYSVINIVVLLNLLIAMMNHSYQLISERADVEWKFARSKLWISYFEEGGTVPPPFNIIPTPKSAWYVGLWIYRKLCGHSRAAKKEHMRTIRVKICTIYHIDVGSLQRESSFRIIERKAKQASQRDFRYQSIMRNLVRRYVTVEQRKAENEGVTEDDVNEIKQDISAFRCEIIEILKNSGMNTSTASGSGTDGSLKELSIGAGGKKNRQKERRLMKGFNIAPQPGSSSTLLEPVAELIASWKEVQHENSHHEIFGSTRSEIFGLGTMPKKTLHHSNACRQSRGARSSSKKKRWDTLIEAAKAHKVSKKFISRSRSEDSVYSPASEDGGSRSEGSTDSKSSLEIHGSHDVHSHQSHQHSHHSHHTESHHSFGRLGLVSALTKKRKKFSASRASTPAMTSTNSNPMESTTQPIASILLSKVSKKQLHRASSVPTRGPELGSQTITPRRHEVTQSQQPSLDTAEIVSVSEQQRVVSAVPLTPSTTEESVIASGAISMTVKTNGSATQLQRLPGIEPISGHDVSAGWL